One stretch of Streptococcus australis DNA includes these proteins:
- the rimP gene encoding ribosome maturation factor RimP, whose product MDAIATIVELVREVVEPVIQAPFELVDIEYGKIGSDMILSIFVDKPEGITLNDTADLTEIISPVLDTIKPDPFPEQYFLEITSPGLERPLKTKDAVAGAVGKYIHVGLYQAIDKQKVFEGTLVSFEEDELTMEYMDKTRKKTVQIPYSLVSKARLAVKL is encoded by the coding sequence GTGGACGCAATCGCAACAATCGTAGAATTAGTCAGAGAAGTTGTAGAACCTGTCATCCAAGCGCCTTTCGAGCTCGTGGATATCGAGTATGGAAAGATTGGCAGTGACATGATTCTCAGTATTTTTGTAGATAAACCCGAAGGAATTACCTTGAACGACACGGCAGACCTGACAGAAATCATCAGTCCTGTCCTAGACACTATCAAGCCTGATCCCTTCCCAGAACAATATTTCCTAGAAATCACCAGTCCAGGCTTGGAACGTCCTTTGAAAACCAAGGACGCCGTCGCTGGAGCAGTTGGAAAATACATCCATGTTGGGCTCTACCAAGCTATCGATAAGCAAAAAGTCTTTGAAGGAACCTTAGTATCCTTTGAAGAGGATGAGTTAACTATGGAGTATATGGACAAGACACGTAAGAAAACTGTCCAAATTCCATACAGTTTAGTATCAAAAGCACGTTTAGCAGTTAAACTATAG
- the trmB gene encoding tRNA (guanosine(46)-N7)-methyltransferase TrmB: protein MRVRNRKGATELLEANPQYVVLNPLEAKGKWRDLFGNDHPIHVEVGSGKGAFVSGMAKQNPDINYIGIDIQKSVLSYALDKVLEVGVPNIKLLWVDGSDLTDYFEDGEIDRLYLNFSDPWPKKRHEKRRLTYKSFLDTFKRILPENGEIHFKTDNRGLFEYSLVSFSQYGMKLNGVWLDLHASDFEGNVMTEYEQKFSSKGQVIYRVEAEF, encoded by the coding sequence ATGAGAGTTAGAAATCGTAAAGGGGCGACAGAATTACTAGAAGCCAATCCCCAGTATGTGGTCCTCAATCCCTTGGAAGCCAAAGGGAAATGGCGAGACTTGTTTGGAAATGATCATCCTATTCATGTTGAAGTTGGAAGTGGGAAAGGGGCCTTCGTATCAGGTATGGCCAAGCAAAATCCTGACATCAACTACATTGGGATTGATATCCAAAAGTCGGTATTGAGTTATGCCTTGGACAAGGTGCTTGAAGTTGGAGTGCCTAATATCAAGCTTTTATGGGTAGATGGTTCAGATTTGACCGACTACTTTGAAGACGGTGAGATTGATCGTCTCTACCTCAACTTTTCAGATCCCTGGCCTAAAAAACGCCATGAAAAACGTCGTTTGACCTACAAGAGTTTCTTGGATACCTTCAAGCGCATCTTGCCTGAGAATGGGGAAATCCATTTCAAGACAGATAATCGTGGCTTGTTTGAGTACAGTCTAGTGAGCTTTTCTCAGTATGGCATGAAACTCAATGGGGTTTGGCTGGACTTGCATGCCAGTGATTTTGAAGGCAATGTCATGACGGAATATGAGCAAAAATTCTCCAGCAAAGGTCAAGTGATCTACCGAGTTGAGGCAGAATTTTAA
- the ccrZ gene encoding cell cycle regulator CcrZ → MDLGDNELTLTPIPGKSGKAYMGSYPDGKRVFVKMNTSPILPGLAREQIAPQLLWTRRLADGRDMCAQEWLTGKILTPYDMNRKQIITILNRLHRSRPLMKQLSRLGYTMEKPVDLLRSWQQEVPEILQQNHYLNSVIAELGKTVPGFREDHATIVHGDLRHSNWIETESGLVYLVDWDSVRLTDRMFDVAHLLCHYIPDHQWRQWLRDYGYKYNQTVLDKLYWYGQYSYLSQIAKYFVNQDLDNVNREIYALRVFRDKYGKKR, encoded by the coding sequence ATGGACTTGGGTGATAATGAGCTAACGCTGACCCCTATACCTGGGAAGAGCGGCAAGGCTTATATGGGAAGCTACCCTGATGGGAAGCGCGTCTTTGTAAAAATGAACACCTCTCCAATCCTACCTGGCCTAGCCAGAGAACAAATCGCTCCTCAATTACTATGGACTCGTCGTTTAGCGGATGGTCGAGATATGTGTGCCCAAGAATGGTTGACGGGCAAAATCTTGACCCCGTACGATATGAATCGCAAACAAATCATTACAATCTTGAATCGTCTCCACCGCTCACGTCCCTTGATGAAGCAGTTGAGTCGTTTGGGATATACCATGGAAAAACCAGTTGATTTATTGCGTTCTTGGCAACAAGAAGTACCAGAAATCTTGCAACAGAATCACTACTTGAACAGTGTGATTGCTGAACTAGGTAAGACGGTTCCAGGCTTTAGGGAAGACCATGCAACGATTGTGCATGGTGATCTTCGCCATAGTAATTGGATTGAGACAGAGAGTGGGCTTGTTTATCTAGTGGATTGGGATTCGGTTCGCCTAACGGATCGTATGTTTGATGTGGCGCATTTGCTATGCCACTACATTCCAGATCATCAGTGGCGTCAATGGTTGAGAGACTATGGCTATAAGTACAATCAGACAGTGTTAGATAAATTGTATTGGTATGGTCAGTATTCTTACTTGAGCCAGATTGCCAAATACTTTGTAAATCAAGATTTAGATAATGTAAACCGGGAGATTTATGCCTTGCGTGTCTTCCGTGACAAGTATGGAAAGAAGAGATGA
- a CDS encoding ABC transporter permease, which yields MKDLFLKRKQAFRKECVGYLRYVLNDHFVLFLLVLIGFLAYQYSQLLQDFPENHWPILLFLGIVSALLLAWGGIATYMEVPDKLFLLVSEEEVKSHLKGQTVRSLVFWLLVQTLCLLLFAPLFLAMGYGLPVFLIYVLLLGTGKYLIFRQKVSKFFTGNGIDWDYVIAQESKRKQVLLRFFALFTQVKGVSNSVKRRAYLDFILKAVQKAPRKIWQNLYLRSYLRNGDLFALSLRLLLLSILAQVFIEQAWIATAVVVLFNYLLLFQLLALYHAFDYQYLTQLFPLEKGEKEKGLKQIVVGVGSAVLLLELLVGAVVFQEKIALLALVGASLFLQLFYLPYQLKRLVDE from the coding sequence ATGAAAGACTTGTTTTTAAAGCGAAAGCAGGCTTTTCGTAAGGAGTGTGTCGGTTATCTGCGCTATGTTCTCAATGACCACTTTGTCTTGTTTCTGCTGGTTCTCATCGGTTTTCTAGCTTACCAGTACAGTCAACTCTTGCAAGATTTTCCTGAAAATCACTGGCCAATCCTCTTGTTTTTGGGGATTGTATCTGCCTTGCTTTTGGCTTGGGGAGGAATCGCGACCTACATGGAAGTACCTGACAAGCTCTTTCTCTTAGTCAGTGAAGAGGAGGTCAAGTCCCACCTCAAAGGGCAGACGGTGCGCTCACTGGTCTTTTGGCTATTGGTACAGACTCTCTGCTTACTTCTTTTCGCGCCCTTATTTTTAGCCATGGGTTATGGCTTGCCAGTTTTTCTCATCTATGTGCTTTTATTGGGAACTGGGAAATACCTGATTTTTCGTCAAAAAGTTAGTAAATTTTTTACTGGGAACGGAATTGACTGGGACTATGTCATTGCCCAAGAAAGCAAGCGCAAGCAAGTCTTACTTCGTTTCTTCGCTCTCTTTACTCAGGTCAAGGGCGTTTCAAATAGTGTCAAACGTCGCGCTTATCTGGATTTCATCCTTAAAGCAGTTCAGAAAGCGCCTAGAAAGATTTGGCAAAACCTCTATCTCCGCTCTTACCTGCGAAATGGAGACCTCTTTGCCCTCAGTCTCCGTCTGCTCTTGCTTTCCATACTGGCGCAGGTCTTTATCGAGCAAGCTTGGATTGCGACGGCAGTGGTGGTTCTGTTTAACTATCTCTTGCTCTTCCAATTGCTAGCCCTCTATCACGCCTTTGATTACCAATACTTGACCCAGCTCTTTCCATTAGAAAAAGGGGAGAAAGAGAAGGGATTGAAACAGATTGTAGTTGGTGTGGGAAGTGCAGTTCTTTTGTTAGAATTGCTAGTTGGAGCAGTGGTTTTTCAAGAAAAAATAGCCTTGTTGGCTCTTGTAGGAGCTAGTCTCTTCCTACAATTGTTTTATTTGCCTTACCAACTAAAAAGATTGGTTGACGAATAG
- a CDS encoding ABC transporter ATP-binding protein: MLEIKNLTGGYVHVPVLKDVSFTVESGQLVGLIGLNGAGKSTTINEIIGLLTPYSGEIKINGLTLREDATNYRKQIGYIPETPSLYEELTLREHIETVAMAYGIEQNIAFDQVEPLLKMFRLDQKLDWFPVYFSKGMKQKVMIICAFVVEPSLFIVDEPFLGLDPLAIADLIQLLEVEKQKGKSILMSTHVLDSAEKMCDAFVILHKGEVRAQGNLQQLREAFDMPEASLNDIYLALTKEEEL; the protein is encoded by the coding sequence ATGTTAGAAATTAAAAACCTGACAGGTGGCTATGTTCATGTCCCTGTCTTGAAAGATGTGTCCTTTACAGTTGAAAGTGGGCAGTTGGTCGGTTTGATTGGTCTCAACGGTGCTGGAAAATCAACTACTATCAATGAGATTATCGGTCTTTTGACGCCTTACAGTGGGGAAATCAAGATTAATGGTTTAACCCTGCGAGAAGATGCGACCAACTACCGCAAGCAGATTGGCTATATCCCAGAAACGCCTAGCTTGTATGAAGAATTGACCCTCAGAGAGCATATCGAGACGGTTGCCATGGCCTATGGTATTGAGCAAAATATAGCTTTTGATCAAGTAGAACCTTTGTTGAAAATGTTCCGTCTGGATCAAAAATTAGACTGGTTTCCGGTCTATTTCTCCAAAGGGATGAAGCAGAAGGTTATGATTATCTGTGCTTTTGTGGTAGAACCGAGCCTCTTTATCGTGGATGAGCCTTTTCTTGGTCTTGATCCCTTGGCGATTGCTGACTTGATTCAGCTTTTGGAAGTAGAAAAACAAAAAGGCAAGTCCATCCTCATGAGTACCCACGTGCTGGATTCGGCGGAAAAGATGTGTGACGCCTTTGTCATTCTCCACAAGGGGGAGGTGAGGGCTCAGGGGAACCTCCAGCAACTGCGCGAAGCCTTTGACATGCCTGAAGCGAGTTTGAATGATATTTACTTGGCTCTGACCAAAGAGGAGGAGCTATGA
- a CDS encoding HIT family protein, which yields MSDCIFCKIIAGEIPASKVYEDEQVLAFLDISQVTPGHTLVVPKEHYRNLLEMDAASASQLFAQVPLVAQKVMKATKAVGMNIIANCEEVAGQTVFHTHVHLVPRYGAEDDLKIDFIAHEPDFDKLAQVAETIRNA from the coding sequence ATGTCAGATTGTATTTTTTGTAAGATCATCGCAGGGGAGATTCCTGCTTCAAAAGTATACGAGGATGAGCAGGTTCTTGCCTTTCTTGATATCTCTCAAGTAACGCCTGGACACACCTTAGTCGTACCCAAAGAGCACTATCGCAATCTTTTGGAGATGGATGCCGCAAGTGCTAGCCAACTCTTTGCCCAAGTGCCACTGGTAGCTCAAAAAGTTATGAAGGCTACCAAGGCTGTCGGCATGAATATCATCGCCAACTGTGAGGAAGTTGCTGGTCAAACAGTCTTTCATACTCACGTGCACCTCGTACCTCGCTATGGTGCAGAAGATGACCTCAAGATTGACTTTATCGCCCACGAACCTGACTTTGACAAACTTGCCCAAGTCGCTGAAACTATTAGAAATGCCTAA